The DNA segment CTGGTTCCCGGCATAGACGTAGCGCAGCCCTTCGCCGACGCCGATTTCCGCCGCGCGGATCAGGTCGTCCGTGGTGGTGTTGGCGGGATTCGTCATGCGGTAATCGGCATGGAAGGCGGTGATGTGCCAGGGAATATCCCGGCTGAGGCCCGCAATGAATCGCGCGATGCTGCGCAGCTCCGCTTCGCTGTCGTTAAAGCCCGGCACCAGCAGCGTCAGCACTTCCAGCCAGATGCCGCGCGCGTGGATCATGCGGATGCTGTCGAGCACGTTGCCGAGCGTCCCGCCCAATTCCCGGTAATGCTGCTCATTGAAACATTTCAGGTCCACTTTGTACGCCCCGAGCCACGGCTTCAGGAAGTCCAGCACCTCGGGCGTCGCGTTGCCGTTGGAGACGTACGCGCACAGGAAGCCCGCCGCCCGCGCCTGCTCGAAGATCGCGCCGGACCACTCAACGGTGATCAGCGGCTCGTTGTAGCTGGAGACCACCAGCCGCGCCGACTCGCGCTGGGCCGCCGCCACGATTTGCCCGGCGGTGATTGCCTTGATGCGCGCGCCCGCGTCCGGATCGCGCAAGGCTTGGCTGGTGCTCCAATTCTGGCAATACGCGCAATGGAAGTCGCAGCCCAACATGCCGAACGTGAGCGCGTCGCTGCCGGGATAGACATGAAAGAATGGCTTCTTCTCAACCGGATCGCAGGCCAGGCCCGCCACATAACCGGACGGCACCCATAGTTGCTCCTCCTTGACGAACCGCACTTTGCAGATGCCCCGGCGGCCTTCGCCCAGCAGGCACCGGTGACCGCAGGCCACGCAGCGCAGCTTGCCCGACTCCCGGCGGAATAGCTTCCCCGGGATCGCGTACTGGTCCAACGTTGCCGCCAGACGGTCTTGCTCCGCTTCATTCATGCGCTGCCTCAATCTACCACACTATGCCCGAAACAGCGCGCCCATTTTCTTCCCGAGGATTTTGCCGGCGATGAAGAGGCTGGCCGTCAATAAGATCATCCCCAGCACGCCCAGGGCGCACGCCACGGCGGGTGCGTTCGGCTCAATGCGGCTCATGTGCTGGTAGATCATCTTGGTGATGGGATAATACTGCTCGCGCATGGCCAGGATGAGGCTGTCGCTTACCTCCAGCATGGCGAACGCAAACGTCAGGATTGTCCCCGCGACGAGATTGGCGGTCACCAGTGGCAGCGTGATCTTGCGCAGGGTGCGGAAGGGCGAGGCCCCGAGGTTGGCGGACGCCTCCTCCAGCGTGATGCTCGTCTGCTGGAAGCCTGCGTACGCCGACCGCACAATGTACGGCAACCGCCGCACGCTGTAGCTGATGATCAGCAGCAACGTGGGATTCTCGCGCGGATTCAGCCAGGAAATCTTGAAGTCGAAGCCCGCGACGTAGCCAAACGCCAGCACGATGCCGGGCAGCGCCAGCGGCAGCATGGCCAGCGCGTCGAATAACTCCGCAAACGGAATCCGCCGCCGCGTCAGCAACCACGCGATCACCACGCCCAGCACCAGATCCAGCATAGAGCTGAGACTGGAGTAGAATAAACTGTTGCGGATGCTGGAGATCGTCGCCCCGTGCGAAAATACCTCGCCAAAGTTGGCGGTGGTGAATTCATCGGGCAACACGCTGAAGAACCAGCGTCCGGCGAAGGATTGCACGATCACCATGAAGTGTGGCAGCAACGCCAGGAAGATCAGCGCGCCCGTCGCGCCCCAGATCAGCAGGCCCTCCTTGAGGTTTGGCTTCACTGCGGTCTCCGCCGTGTGCCCGCGCGCGATCATCTCGTACCGTTTGCCGCCGAACGCCCGCTTGCTCAACACGAACAGCGCGACCGTCAGCACCAGCACGAACACGACGAGCGCGTACCCCATGGGGTTGGTGTTGATCGAGGTTACCGTGTCGAAGATTTGCACCGGTACCACCCGCGAAAAGCCGAAGATCAGCGGCGTGCCCAGATCCGTGAACGCCCAGATGAACACGATGATGGCTCCGGCGAACCAGCCCGGCAGGATCAGCGGCAGCGTCACGCTGCGGAACAACCGCCATCCGCTGGCTCCCATGTTTTGCGCCGCCTCGCGCAAGGCGGGGTCCACGTTCGCCATCGCGGCCGCGAGGTTCAGGTACATAATGGGGTAGAGGCTGAGCACTTGCAAAATCACAATCCCCCAGAACCCGCCCGCCCCGAGCCAGTCAATGGGCGACTCCGCTGGCGATATCCCCAAGTGTACCAGTGCCAGATTCAACGAGCCATACTTGGCCAGTAACTGCTTCAGGCCGATCGCCCCCACAAACGGCGGCAGGATCATCGGTACCAGGAGAAGGCTGCTCAGGATGGTCTTGCCGCGGAAATCGAACCGGGTCATCCAATGCGCCAGCGGCAGCGTGATGGCGGTGACCACCGCCGTGGTGAATAGGGCGATGCGGAAACTGTTATACAGCGACTCGCGTTGCAGCGGGCTGGCGAGGAGCAGCTTGAAGTATTCGAGGGAGAAGTGTCCATCCGTGATGAACGCGCCCTTGAGCATGAAGCTGATGGGATAAAACAGGAACGCGCCAAAAAAGGCCAGCAATAGGCCCAGGAAGGCAACGGTGGAAAAGTTCAAATCATACTTCTTCACCGCGCCAGCGTAGCAACTTCAGCCCGCCGCTCAATGGAAAAAAACGCAACCGATCGCTTATGTGATTGAGCACGGGTGGTTCTGCAAGGGTTTTCAGCGCCTTCTTAAAATTAAACGGTGGTCCACCCGTTTGGTCTGGTGGTATTCGAGCGGCGGCAGATCGGTGATGGTGGGGGATTCGGTTTCGTTCAGGATGCCTTTGGCCATGGCTTGCAGCGCCTGCCAGCGCGGCCATTCCAATTTCGGCGAGTGGGTGACCTGGCGCAACATGCTCCGCCACTCGATGATGACGCGGTCAATGTCGCCTGCCCCCAGAAACTCCCGGATGAAGGCGGCTTTGCTGTCGGGGTTCTTGTGGACGGATGCCACAATCTGCTCCGCGCCAGCGCCGTATCCCGGCGGCACGCCGTTTTCCAGGTAGCCCGGAATGCATTGGATGCCGAAGAGTTTTTGGCAGGCCATCGCCAAACCGCCGCCCCAGCGGTTGTCCTCGCCGCAGAAGCGGAACCCGGCGTCGAGATTGGCGAGGTCATAGATGAATTCATCCAGCGGGTAACGTTCGTCCTCCAACCCCGCGGCAATGGCCAGACCGTCGCCCTGATGGAAGAAACTCATGATCTTGCCGCGCCGCGTGGGCACTCCGGCGGCGTCCACCAATCCAAGGCGGCGCCAGAGCATGGCCACGCCGGTGGCGGCGGATAATTCGCGGCAAACGGCAATGAGCGGGCAACTGGCGCAATCGGCGGCGACCACCTCGCGCTCCGGCGGTTTCCAGAGGGCCACGCCATGGCGATCCACCGGGACGCGCAGGGTCAGGTCAGCCAGACTCACCAGCGCGACCAGTTTTTGCCCCTGACGCTCGAAGCGGGTGACGGTCAGCTTTTGCGCCGCTAATTTCTGTTCCACCAGCGGAGCAATTTTTTGTTCCCAGAGGCTGAGCGGAGCTTGCCGTCCGCTCCAGTTGGTGAGTCGGCGAA comes from the Verrucomicrobiota bacterium genome and includes:
- the amrS gene encoding AmmeMemoRadiSam system radical SAM enzyme, coding for MNEAEQDRLAATLDQYAIPGKLFRRESGKLRCVACGHRCLLGEGRRGICKVRFVKEEQLWVPSGYVAGLACDPVEKKPFFHVYPGSDALTFGMLGCDFHCAYCQNWSTSQALRDPDAGARIKAITAGQIVAAAQRESARLVVSSYNEPLITVEWSGAIFEQARAAGFLCAYVSNGNATPEVLDFLKPWLGAYKVDLKCFNEQHYRELGGTLGNVLDSIRMIHARGIWLEVLTLLVPGFNDSEAELRSIARFIAGLSRDIPWHITAFHADYRMTNPANTTTDDLIRAAEIGVGEGLRYVYAGNQPGRVGTWEDTRCPGCGETLVRRQGYHIQANRITASGQCPRCQTVIPGIWAKS
- a CDS encoding iron ABC transporter permease; this encodes MKKYDLNFSTVAFLGLLLAFFGAFLFYPISFMLKGAFITDGHFSLEYFKLLLASPLQRESLYNSFRIALFTTAVVTAITLPLAHWMTRFDFRGKTILSSLLLVPMILPPFVGAIGLKQLLAKYGSLNLALVHLGISPAESPIDWLGAGGFWGIVILQVLSLYPIMYLNLAAAMANVDPALREAAQNMGASGWRLFRSVTLPLILPGWFAGAIIVFIWAFTDLGTPLIFGFSRVVPVQIFDTVTSINTNPMGYALVVFVLVLTVALFVLSKRAFGGKRYEMIARGHTAETAVKPNLKEGLLIWGATGALIFLALLPHFMVIVQSFAGRWFFSVLPDEFTTANFGEVFSHGATISSIRNSLFYSSLSSMLDLVLGVVIAWLLTRRRIPFAELFDALAMLPLALPGIVLAFGYVAGFDFKISWLNPRENPTLLLIISYSVRRLPYIVRSAYAGFQQTSITLEEASANLGASPFRTLRKITLPLVTANLVAGTILTFAFAMLEVSDSLILAMREQYYPITKMIYQHMSRIEPNAPAVACALGVLGMILLTASLFIAGKILGKKMGALFRA